The proteins below are encoded in one region of Syngnathus acus chromosome 2, fSynAcu1.2, whole genome shotgun sequence:
- the LOC119119772 gene encoding small integral membrane protein 11A-like gives MINWKALDNVPVLLYILALKTLILCLGFAGVKIYQSKKAEAALKQQQAERRKLAQRTQELIDHLKED, from the exons ATGATCAATTGGAAG GCTTTGGACAACGTACCCGTACTCTTGTACATTTTAGCTCTGAAGACATTAATCCTGTGTTTGGGCTTTGCTGGGGTGAAGATCTACCAGAGTAAGAAAGCAGAGGCAGCGCtcaagcagcagcaggccgAGAGGAGGAAGTTGGCCCAGAGGACACAGGAGCTTATTGATCATTTGAAGGAAGACTGA
- the LOC119119740 gene encoding carcinoembryonic antigen-related cell adhesion molecule 1-like isoform X2: protein MADLTMHVFLSLISVILPPCFAGNTVYGKLGDEVVLRPDAGLPTGPLTSILWKHGNDIAIEWDPNGVEAYRQFKHRTTLNNVSGELTITALTQNDSGIYTPEINSALKTPIHLAVILSVPEPTILTSCDAEKTVCTLTCAGDTTGAEPVNYTWMIGHSSKTYTSREIIIKKDTPNEDEFKCQLQNPVSKKSSLSTRNPFLTAEHQGGLKVNIGLTLAICLLTAIVVLVLIHKCKTGMWFFQKASMPWQADFWRKEERTRREANESNGTSTREKAQGEEAAPMTAQDRV, encoded by the exons ATGGCCGATCTGACGATGCACGTGTTCCTGTCACTGATTTCCGTGATTCTGCCCCCTTGTTTCGCTG GAAATACGGTTTACGGGAAACTTGGCGATGAAGTTGTTCTGAGGCCTGATGCAGGCCTTCCCACTGGCCCTCTCACAAGCATCTTATGGAAGCACGGCAACGACATCGCCATCGAGTGGGATCCCAACGGCGTGGAGGCGTATCGTCAGTTCAAAC ATCGCACGACGCTGAACAATGTGAGTGGGGAGCTGACCATTACGGCCTTGACTCAAAATGACAGTGGCATTTACACACCTGAGATCAACTCCGCTCTCAAAACGCCAATTCATCTTGCCGTTATTT TGTCTGTTCCTGAGCCCACGATTTTAACATCTTGTGATGCTGAGAAGACAGTTTGTACTTTGACATGCGCCGGTGACACCACGGGGGCCGAACCTGTCAACTACACCTGGATGATTGGTCATTCCTCCAAGACCTACACGTCAAGGGAGATCATCATTAAAAAG GATACTCCGAATGAGGACGAGTTCAAGTGCCAACTGCAGAATCCGGTCAGCAAGAAATCCAGCCTGTCTACTCGTAACCCGTTCCTTACTG CAGAGCACCAAGGGGGGCTGAAGGTCAACATAGGCCTGACGCTCGCAATCTGTCTCCTGACTGCAATTGTGGTGCTGGTGCTTATTCACAAATGTAAAACAG GCATGTGGTTCTTCCAAAAAG CATCCATGCCATGGCAAGCAG ATTTCTGGAGGAAGGAGGAGAGGACAC GTCGAGAGGCTAACGAATCAAACGGCACTTCGACTCGAGAGAAAGCACAAGGGGAAG AGGCAGCACCAATGACTGCCCAAGACCGTGTGTGA
- the LOC119119740 gene encoding carcinoembryonic antigen-related cell adhesion molecule 1-like isoform X1 yields the protein MADLTMHVFLSLISVILPPCFAGNTVYGKLGDEVVLRPDAGLPTGPLTSILWKHGNDIAIEWDPNGVEAYRQFKHRTTLNNVSGELTITALTQNDSGIYTPEINSALKTPIHLAVILSVPEPTILTSCDAEKTVCTLTCAGDTTGAEPVNYTWMIGHSSKTYTSREIIIKKDTPNEDEFKCQLQNPVSKKSSLSTRNPFLTEAEHQGGLKVNIGLTLAICLLTAIVVLVLIHKCKTGMWFFQKASMPWQADFWRKEERTRREANESNGTSTREKAQGEEAAPMTAQDRV from the exons ATGGCCGATCTGACGATGCACGTGTTCCTGTCACTGATTTCCGTGATTCTGCCCCCTTGTTTCGCTG GAAATACGGTTTACGGGAAACTTGGCGATGAAGTTGTTCTGAGGCCTGATGCAGGCCTTCCCACTGGCCCTCTCACAAGCATCTTATGGAAGCACGGCAACGACATCGCCATCGAGTGGGATCCCAACGGCGTGGAGGCGTATCGTCAGTTCAAAC ATCGCACGACGCTGAACAATGTGAGTGGGGAGCTGACCATTACGGCCTTGACTCAAAATGACAGTGGCATTTACACACCTGAGATCAACTCCGCTCTCAAAACGCCAATTCATCTTGCCGTTATTT TGTCTGTTCCTGAGCCCACGATTTTAACATCTTGTGATGCTGAGAAGACAGTTTGTACTTTGACATGCGCCGGTGACACCACGGGGGCCGAACCTGTCAACTACACCTGGATGATTGGTCATTCCTCCAAGACCTACACGTCAAGGGAGATCATCATTAAAAAG GATACTCCGAATGAGGACGAGTTCAAGTGCCAACTGCAGAATCCGGTCAGCAAGAAATCCAGCCTGTCTACTCGTAACCCGTTCCTTACTG aaGCAGAGCACCAAGGGGGGCTGAAGGTCAACATAGGCCTGACGCTCGCAATCTGTCTCCTGACTGCAATTGTGGTGCTGGTGCTTATTCACAAATGTAAAACAG GCATGTGGTTCTTCCAAAAAG CATCCATGCCATGGCAAGCAG ATTTCTGGAGGAAGGAGGAGAGGACAC GTCGAGAGGCTAACGAATCAAACGGCACTTCGACTCGAGAGAAAGCACAAGGGGAAG AGGCAGCACCAATGACTGCCCAAGACCGTGTGTGA
- the LOC119119740 gene encoding carcinoembryonic antigen-related cell adhesion molecule 1-like isoform X3: MADLTMHVFLSLISVILPPCFAGNTVYGKLGDEVVLRPDAGLPTGPLTSILWKHGNDIAIEWDPNGVEAYRQFKHRTTLNNVSGELTITALTQNDSGIYTPEINSALKTPIHLAVILSVPEPTILTSCDAEKTVCTLTCAGDTTGAEPVNYTWMIGHSSKTYTSREIIIKKDTPNEDEFKCQLQNPVSKKSSLSTRNPFLTEHQGGLKVNIGLTLAICLLTAIVVLVLIHKCKTGMWFFQKASMPWQADFWRKEERTRREANESNGTSTREKAQGEEAAPMTAQDRV, from the exons ATGGCCGATCTGACGATGCACGTGTTCCTGTCACTGATTTCCGTGATTCTGCCCCCTTGTTTCGCTG GAAATACGGTTTACGGGAAACTTGGCGATGAAGTTGTTCTGAGGCCTGATGCAGGCCTTCCCACTGGCCCTCTCACAAGCATCTTATGGAAGCACGGCAACGACATCGCCATCGAGTGGGATCCCAACGGCGTGGAGGCGTATCGTCAGTTCAAAC ATCGCACGACGCTGAACAATGTGAGTGGGGAGCTGACCATTACGGCCTTGACTCAAAATGACAGTGGCATTTACACACCTGAGATCAACTCCGCTCTCAAAACGCCAATTCATCTTGCCGTTATTT TGTCTGTTCCTGAGCCCACGATTTTAACATCTTGTGATGCTGAGAAGACAGTTTGTACTTTGACATGCGCCGGTGACACCACGGGGGCCGAACCTGTCAACTACACCTGGATGATTGGTCATTCCTCCAAGACCTACACGTCAAGGGAGATCATCATTAAAAAG GATACTCCGAATGAGGACGAGTTCAAGTGCCAACTGCAGAATCCGGTCAGCAAGAAATCCAGCCTGTCTACTCGTAACCCGTTCCTTACTG AGCACCAAGGGGGGCTGAAGGTCAACATAGGCCTGACGCTCGCAATCTGTCTCCTGACTGCAATTGTGGTGCTGGTGCTTATTCACAAATGTAAAACAG GCATGTGGTTCTTCCAAAAAG CATCCATGCCATGGCAAGCAG ATTTCTGGAGGAAGGAGGAGAGGACAC GTCGAGAGGCTAACGAATCAAACGGCACTTCGACTCGAGAGAAAGCACAAGGGGAAG AGGCAGCACCAATGACTGCCCAAGACCGTGTGTGA
- the LOC119119709 gene encoding cytochrome P450 4F3, which produces MSLLLRVFCHVFCWVTLCQVLQVAAAGLVATVTFWTAKLLLQHAWFTYRLSCFSKPHAGSWLIGHLGQMQSTEEGLLQVDELVQTYKHSCSWFLGPFYHLVRLFHPDYVKPLLMAPASITVKDELIYGHLRPWLGESLLLSNGKVWSRRRRLLTPAFHFDILKNYISRFNTSADTMHDKWRRLAAEGSTTVEIFDHVTLMTLDSLLKCAFSYSSNCQESSSEYVSAIVELSDQIIARRQNILHHWDWIYWRTQEGKRFKRALNIVHSFTRKVVQKRRALLKQPLSGSTSTSQRKKDFVDIILLSKDEDGHGLTDEEMEAEANTFMFAGHDTTASAICWTLYNLARHTHCQEKCRKEVLELMQEREGRGMEWDDLSNLPFTTMCIREALRLHSPVQAVTRRYTQDMPLPGNRTVPKGAICLVSIYGTHHNPAVWTNPHEFDPQRFEPINQEGRSSHAFIPFSSGPRNCIGQKFALAELRVVVSLTLLRFRLTLGVNPNLGSSEVRRLPQLVLRAEGGLWLQLEPLTPANMET; this is translated from the exons ATGTCTCTCCTCTTACGCGTCTTCTGTCATGTGTTCTGCTGGGTCACCCTTTGCCAGGTCCTACAAGTGGCTGCTGCAGGACTGGTTGCCACGGTTACATTCTGGACCGCCAAGTTATTGCTTCAACATGCTTGGTTTACTTATCGACTGTCCTGTTTCAGTAAGCCTCATGCGGGTTCTTGGCTGATAGGTCACTTAGGTCAG ATGCAAAGTACAGAGGAAGGTCTCCTGCAAGTGGATGAGTTAGTGCAGACATATAAACATTCCTGCAGCTGGTTCCTCGGGCCCTTCTATCATCTGGTTAGACTATTTCACCCGGACTATGTCAAACCTCTGCTAATGGCACCTG CCAGTATCACTGTCAAAGATGAGCTCATTTATGGGCATCTCCGTCCATGGCTCG GGGAAAGTCTATTACTCAGCAATGGGAAGGTCTGGTCCCGCAGGAGGCGTCTTCTGACCCCCGCCTTTCATTTCGACATATTGAAGAACTACATTTCAAGATTTAACACTTCGGCAGACACCATGCAC GATAAATGGCGACGCCTGGCGGCAGAAGGCAGCACTACTGTCGAGATATTTGACCACGTGACTCTGATGACGTTGGACAGTTTACTGAAATGTGCCTTCAGTTACAGTAGCAACTGTCAAGA GTCAAGCAGTGAGTACGTGTCAGCCATAGTGGAGCTGAGCGATCAAATAATAGCGCGCCGCCAAAATATCCTGCACCACTGGGATTGGATTTATTGGAGGACACAAGAGGGGAAACGTTTTAAGAGGGCTTTAAACATCGTGCACAG TTTTACAAGAAAAGTGGTTCAGAAGCGCCGCGCCCTCCTCAAGCAGCCCTTGTCTGGTTCCACCTCAACAtctcagaggaaaaaggatTTTGTGGACATCATACTGCTGTCCAAG GATGAAGACGGACATGGCTTAACAGATGAGGAAATGGAAGCCGAGGCCAACACCTTCATGTTTGCGG GTCATGACACCACAGCCAGTGCCATTTGCTGGACACTTTACAATTTAGCACGCCACACGCACTGTCAAGAGAAATGCAGGAAGGAGGTGCTGGAGCTTATGCAGGAGCGTGAAGGACGGGGAATGGAGTG GGACGATCTGTCCAACCTTCCTTTCACCACCATGTGCATCCGGGAGGCGCTGAGGTTACACTCGCCGGTTCAGGCCGTAACCAGGAGGTACACCCAGGACATGCCATTGCCAGGGAACCGGACAGTACCAAAGG GTGCCATCTGTTTAGTCAGCATTTATGGGACACACCATAATCCTGCAGTATGGACGAATCCACAT GAGTTCGATCCTCAGCGTTTTGAACCAATCAACCAAGAGGGCCGCTCTTCCCACgcttttattccattttccTCAGGCCCCAG AAACTGCATCGGTCAGAAATTTGCGCTCGCGGAGCTTCGTGTTGTTGTGTCACTGACGCTGCTCAGGTTCCGTTTGACGCTGGGGGTGAACCCCAACCTTGGATCCAGTGAGGTTCGCCGTCTACCCCAGCTGGTGCTGAGAGCAGAGGGTGGCCTCTGGCTGCAGCTGGAACCTCTGACACCAGCCAATATGGAGACATGA
- the LOC119119713 gene encoding insulin receptor substrate 1-like, translating into MMEMDDGDNRRASGSEQRRMATKASYSDCQIPVRDHLGAQPTPYDSYEEFFSSSSSSSSQISIHLVGALVTFSGQHSDVVKQGYLGKLERDHRRYFVLRAGSHTGPSRLEWYKSLEKFATMEKSSGKYALFGPSKQGVIYLRSCIGVGCLCSLSKGLTVALYAQDQTMVLVADSQQDQEAWYLSIKKLMEEHRDEDQACDDEDDGYCTLPPAGFFKEVWPVCVNPRGLGRSKSLSGELRLCLTATSLLLVRVSACSDLPSVTIPLLTVRRFGHLEDSFFLELGRSAPLGPGELWFEARDQAQHIHEAVRDTVRALRALPDFGRSPISNHNPLLVPKRCRPKYREKKNLAAQTGPTQYQQTTGPESQSPVSLRSMALPEPDRYMDMRKQPPAGECREGEGVDYMMMSPQVSRSSCLLPQDASVTMSSPQKQDSPVSPQSGVDRCTSLYTSPWPTNDWSQDTPTHNARLPTEFGPTRSPKGHADTSGLMTPFVQTKKRFAVRSRLASCLPLCLLAED; encoded by the exons ATGATGGAGATGGATGACGGTGATAACAGGAGGGCTTCTGGCTCAGAGCAAAGGCGTATGGCGACCAAAGCCTCCTACAGTGACTGTCAGATACCAGTAAGAGATCACCTTGGGGCACAGCCGACCCCTTATGATTCGTATGAGGAGttcttcagcagcagcagcagcagcagcagccagaTTTCCATCCATTTGGTCGGTGCGCTCGTGACTTTCTCAGGGCAGCACAGCGATGTCGTGAAACAAGGTTACTTGGGCAAGCTTGAGAGGGACCACAGAAGATATTTTGTCCTCAGAGCAGGAAGTCACACCGGACCGAGTCGACTTGAGTGGTACAAGTCCCTGGAGAAGTTTGCAACAATGGAGAAGTCATCTGGGAAATATGCGCTTTTTGGGCCGAGCAAGCAAGG ggTGATTTACCTGAGGTCCTGCATTGGTGTGGGCTGCCTTTGTAGTTTGAGTAAAGGCCTCACGGTGGCGCTGTATGCTCAAGACCAGACAATGGTCCTGGTGGCAGACAGCCAGCAGGATCAAGAGGCGTGGTACCTTTCCATCAAAAAACTGATGGAGGAGCATAGAGATGAAGATCAGGCGTGTGATGATGAGGACGACGGCTATTGCACTTTGCCGCCTGCGGGCTTCTTCAAAGAG GTTTGGCCCGTCTGTGTGAATCCGCGAGGTCTTGGTCGCTCAAAGTCTTTGTCAGGTGAGCTCCGCCTCTGCCTCACCGCAACTTCTCTCCTCCTGGTCCGAGTGAGCGCGTGCAGCGATTTGCCCTCGGTTACGATACCTCTGCTCACCGTGCGCCGCTTCGGCCACTTGGAGGACTCCTTTTTCCTGGAGCTCGGCCGGTCCGCACCGCTCGGTCCAGGAGAGCTCTGGTTTGAAGCGAGAGACCAAG CGCAGCACATTCACGAAGCGGTTCGGGATACAGTCCGAGCGCTGCGGGCGCTTCCGGATTTCGGCCGCTCGCCCATTTCCAACCACAATCCGCTCCTGGTCCCCAAACGCTGTCGACCCAAAtacagagagaagaaaaacctGGCCGCTCAGACGGGCCCAACGCAGTACCAGCAAACCACCGGACCGGAATCTCAATCTCCTGTCAGCTTGCGTAGCATGGCCTTGCCCGAGCCCGATCGCTACATGGACATGAGGAAGCAGCCCCCTGCTGGTGAATGTCGTGAAGGGGAGGGCGTCGATTACATGATGATGTCACCGCAGGTCAGCCGCAGCTCCTGCTTGTTGCCTCAGGATGCTTCTGTTACCATGTCAAGCCCTCAGAAACAAGACTCGCCAGTCTCACCTCAAAGTGGAGTCGATAG ATGTACTTCTCTATACACATCACCTTGGCCGACCAATGATTGGTCACAGGACACTCCAACCCACAACGCTCGACTGCCAACGGAGTTTGGGCCCACTCGTTCACCTAAAGGACATGCGGACACTTCTGGACTGATGACTCCATTTGTCCAAACGAAAAAACGATTCGCCGTTCGATCTCGACTTGCATCATGTCTGCCATTGTGCCTGCTCGCTGAGGACTGA